A window from Fusarium musae strain F31 chromosome 8, whole genome shotgun sequence encodes these proteins:
- a CDS encoding hypothetical protein (EggNog:ENOG41~BUSCO:EOG09264XOC) — protein MADRFPSLEDFDSGAQTDIKDSTAEPSTDDFLAREKALLGDDADQFATNDDAAAFASNDDDLLGGAGNNEQSTFESQFPDLTNPEAGTGVSGGTAITGGPSVSYNSGYQAFAEEEQEPEVVKEWRERRDNQIAKRAEQFAAQREETIKEAQQNIDDFYENYNNKKEKGITQTRKEAEEFLASREDTVSGGTSWDRIAKLVDVSGKGAKGGASGSGKERFRELLVSLRKDEKAPGATGY, from the exons CGCAAACCGATATCAAGGACTCTACTGCTGAGCCCTCAACCGACGATTTCCTCGCCCGCGAGAAGGCCCTTCTGGGAGATGATGCGGACCAGTTCGCGACCAACGATGACGCTGCTGCCTTTGCTAGTAACGATGATGACCTTCTCGGCGGCGCTGGTAATAATGAGCAGTCCACTTTCGAATCTCAGTTCCCTGACTTGACTAACCCTGAGGCT GGTACTGGTGTCTCCGGTGGGACCGCCATCACAGGAGGACCTTCTGTGAGCTACAACTCCGGGTATCAGGCTTTCGccgaggaagagcaagagcCCGAGGTCGTCAAGGAGTGGCGAGAGCGCCGTGACAACCAGATTGCCAAGCGCGCCGAACAATTCGCTGCGCAGCGAGAAGAGACAATCAAGGAGGCACAGCAGAACATCGATGACTTCTACGAGAActacaacaacaagaaggagaagggcaTCACGCAGACACGAAAGGAAGCCGAAGAGTTCTTGGCAAGCCGAGAGGACACCGTTTCTGGTGGCACCAGTTGGGATCGAATTGCCAAGTTGGTGGATGTCAGCGGCAAGGGTGCCAAGGGAGGTGCCTCTGGATCTGGCAAGGAGCGATTCCGAGAGTTGCTAGTCAGCCTACGAAAGGACGAAAAGGCGCCTGGCGCCACAGGCTATTAG
- a CDS encoding hypothetical protein (EggNog:ENOG41), translating into MPLFRPELGSFGALLASCAIDFTPQLQSTLTKIYVFSPYRELYDYVVPALFESGQSHAARVWRKRFNLFNDHPKSPKSMPFLDFFSRYFSAIQLTKEELAVLNGDTSIGDGVRTNVRKVTQLEANSSFFSDRFTARWFASSWTSPEFAINLMHKIGLRTISYHSLQSIALREDDARGVADRLTQLRKLGIGIRSGAYCDAIISFAERGEDELLRTLLHCDIHPEEFGNPETRSMLLASSAQQQDWGLERLLQEVEGVAATPGPSKDSIIYKDLNKHLSMALSMKRFAKVRNVVDKMESLDVSMERENSKALLNHIFEDIGYHPKLNKPQLLDRAIHLSLRVARHGVAVPVRYWQILLYNLGRLGRFNDLEGLSYGICELYRPEPGGLIPVHWQDQPPNPNIKAEELDSESETWSEYYSFADGKKKRSHFKEEFWRAEIGPCQNETNPKQKHHKRSKNRNDPNHELRIPADLPFTNRQHPIQKIFDASLQRSIIRWGFDQTLAQRPIPPSLINVKPVGIADFDLACGVRLLAVLRDKGVYVDPQIVRSTVIYRLAVAQLPMRPRARERDDRELSPANMKQLVEGAWGSQILPSEAQLASEIEKQKPKLWKSYPRLFEKSYDNDDRISSEPHASRTKEKGWF; encoded by the coding sequence ATGCCCTTGTTCCGTCCTGAGTTGGGTAGCTTCGGTGCTCTGCTGGCAAGTTGTGCCATCGACTTCACTCCCCAGCTCCAGAGTACTTTGACCAAGATATACGTTTTCAGTCCATACCGTGAGTTGTACGACTATGTTGTGCCGGCTCTCTTTGAAAGTGGCCAGTCACATGCCGCGCGTGTCTGGAGAAAAAGGTTCAATCTTTTCAATGACCATCCCAAGTCGCCCAAGTCCATGCCTTTCTTGGATTTCTTTTCTCGCTATTTTTCCGCAATCCAGCTCACGAAAGAAGAGTTGGCGGTACTCAATGGAGACACCAGCATTGGTGATGGCGTTCGTACCAATGTACGAAAGGTTACCCAGTTGGAAGCAAACAGTAGTTTTTTCAGCGACAGGTTTACAGCACGATGGTTCGCCAGCTCTTGGACTTCTCCAGAGTTTGCGATCAACCTGATGCATAAGATTGGCCTCCGCACAATTAGCTATCATTCGTTGCAATCCATTGCGTTGAGAGAAGATGACGCCCGCGGAGTTGCTGATCGCCTGACACAGCTCCGAAAGTTAGGGATCGGAATAAGATCTGGAGCCTATTGCGATGCAATCATCTCCTTCGCGGAACGAGGCGAGGACGAATTGCTCAGAACCCTTCTACACTGCGATATACACCCAGAAGAGTTTGGGAATCCGGAGACGCGGTCAATGCTACTTGCATCTTCcgctcaacaacaagatTGGGGATTAGAGCGATTACTCCAAGAGGTTGAAGGCGTGGCAGCTACTCCGGGACCAAGTAAGGACAGCATCATATACAAGGATCTCAATAAGCACCTGAGTATGGCTCTGTCCATGAAACGTTTTGCGAAAGTCAGGAATGTTGTCGATAAGATGGAAAGCTTGGATGTAAGCATGGAGCGGGAGAACTCGAAAGCACTCCTAAACCATATCTTTGAAGATATAGGCTACCATCCAAAGCTCAACAAACCACAGCTGCTTGACCGAGCTATTCATCTCTCGTTGAGAGTGGCACGACATGGTGTTGCCGTTCCTGTTCGATACTGGCAGATATTGCTTTATAACCTCGGACGTCTGGGACGCTTCAATGATCTAGAAGGCCTAAGTTACGGGATATGTGAACTCTATAGGCCTGAGCCAGGGGGGTTGATACCCGTGCATTGGCAGGACCAGCCTCCCAACCCTAATATAAAAGCCGAAGAGTTGGACAGTGAGTCAGAGACCTGGTCTGAATACTATTCCTTCGCcgatgggaagaagaaaaggagccATTTTAAGGAGGAGTTCTGGAGAGCCGAAATAGGCCCATGCCAGAACGAGACAAATCCAAAACAGAAACATCACAAACGTTCGAAGAATCGAAACGATCCCAACCACGAACTCCGCATACCAGCAGATCTGCCATTCACGAACAGACAACACCCCATACAGAAGATTTTCGATGCCAGTCTGCAGCGCTCCATAATTCGATGGGGCTTTGATCAGACCTTGGCGCAACGGCCGATCCCGCCTTCTCTCATAAATGTTAAGCCAGTAGGCATCGCAGACTTTGACTTGGCTTGTGGTGTCCGCTTGCTGGCTGTGCTGAGAGACAAGGGTGTCTACGTTGATCCCCAAATAGTGCGAAGTACAGTGATATATCGTCTCGCGGTGGCTCAATTGCCCATGAGACCCAGGGCTAGGGAGAGAGATGATAGAGAGCTCTCTCCAGCGAACATGAAGCAACTAGTGGAAGGCGCCTGGGGCTCTCAGATTCTCCCCAGTGAGGCGCAATTGGCGTCGGAGATCGAGAAGCAAAAACCTAAGTTGTGGAAGAGCTATCCTAGGCTTTTCGAAAAAAGTTACGATAACGATGATCGCATTTCTTCTGAACCACACGCCTCGAGGACCAAAGAGAAAGGCTGGTTCTAA
- a CDS encoding hypothetical protein (EggNog:ENOG41) has translation MWRDRTNLYISYRQSYAHHPTQRRPYGPGALASGPLADTYTSSYANDDRRGLLSAGAFEDDGDAVIEMDLLPPRWADVSDEITDLLANIATKSQSLEKLHQKHVLPGFNDEDAKRAEEAQIEKLTQDITKGFHDCHRCIQRIEQMVRESQHAGTITRAEETMAKNIQISLAARVQDASASFRKKQSAYLKKLRGMGGFGGLSPGERSSTPQPGSYLDPSLQESDADRSFSQSTLQATQQQRVLHSNDAAIAQREREIEDIAQGIIELSDLFRDLQNMVIDQGTMLDRIDYNVERMNTDVKAADKELVVASGYQRRTTKRKIILLLILIIFGMIILLVIKPKKHG, from the exons ATGTGGCGAGACCGCACGAACCT ATACATCTCCTACCGGCAGTCTTACGCGCATCACCCTACACAGCGAAGACCTTATGGACCGGGCGCCCTTGCTTCTGGTCCCCTTGCCGACACCTATACTAGCAGTTATGCGAACGACGATCGTCGCGGCCTTCTATCGGCCGGCGCGTTTGAAGACGATGGCGATGCCGTGATTGAGATGGATTTACTGCCCCCTCGATGGGCTGATGTTTCGGATGAGATCACAGACTTGCTTGCCAATATCGCGACAAAGAGCCAGAGCTTGGAGAAGCTACACCAAAAGCATGTGCTACCTGGTttcaatgatgaagatgctaaAAGGGCCGAGGAAGCGCAAATAGAGAAGCTTACACAAGACATCACCAAGGGTTTTCATGACTGCCATCGCTGCATTCAAAGAATCGAACAAATGGTGCGGGAATCACAGCACGCAGGTACCATCACAAGGGCAGAGGAGACCATGGCCAAGAACATACAAATTTCCCTGGCTGCTCGAGTTCAAGATGCAAGCGCTAGTTTCAGAAAGAAACAGAGTGCTTATCTAAAAA AGCTTCGTGGCATGGGTGGCTTTGGCGGGTTGAGTCCTGGTGAGAGATCTAGTACACCACAGCCAGGTTCCTATCTCGACCCATCTCTTCAAGAATCTGATGCAGATCGATCTTTTTCACAATCGACGCTCCAAGCAACCCAGCAGCAAAGAGTGCTCCATTCCAATGATGCTGCGATTGCTCAACGCGAACGAGAGATTGAAGATATTGCCCAAGGTATTATCGAACTGTCTGACCTCTTTCGAGATCTCCAGAACATGGTCATCGACCAGGGCACAATGCTGGATCGTATCGACTACAATGTTGAGCGCATGAACACTGATGTCAAAGCGGCTGATAAGGAGCTAGTTGTAGCTTCTGGCTACCAGCGGAGGACGACCAAGCGCAAGatcattctcctcctcattctAATAATCTTTGGCATGATCATTCTATTAGTGATCAAACCCAAGAAGCATGGGTAG
- a CDS encoding hypothetical protein (EggNog:ENOG41): MGIDPAALLRGAAADTLADSLTEEQVSEFKEAFSLFDKDGDGQITTKELGTVMRSLGQNPSESELQDMINEVDADNNGTIDFPEFLTMMARKMKDTDSEEEIREAFKVFDRDNNGFISAAELRHVMTSIGEKLTDDEVDEMIREADQDGDGRIDYNEFVQLMMQK; this comes from the exons ATGGGCATTGACCCCGCGGCTCTGTTGAGAGGGGCTGCAGCTGATACTCTG GCCGACTCACTTACTGAAGAGCAAGTCTCCGAGTTCAAGGAGgccttctctctcttt Gacaaggatggcgatg GCCAGATTACCACCAAGGAGCTCGGTACCGTCATGCGCTCTCTCGGCCAGAACCCCTCCGAGTCTGAGCTTCAGGACATGATCAACGAGGTTGACGCTGACAACAACGGCACCATCGACTTTCCTG AGTTCCTTACCATGATGGCGCGCAAGATGAAGGATACCGactctgaggaggagatccgGGAGGCTTTCAAGGTGTTCGATCGTGACAACAACGGTTTCAtttctgctgctgagctTCGACATGTCATGACCTCCATTGGCGAGAAGCtcactgatgatgaggttgatgagatgatccGAGAGGCTGACCAGGACGGCGATGGCCGAATCGACT ACAACGAGTTCGTCCAGCTCATGATGCAAAAATAA
- a CDS encoding hypothetical protein (EggNog:ENOG41~CAZy:GH47), which produces MAGPLRRGRLWIGVAVIWILCFWYWSNSDSGFRLFGNGDPLAGKGATAWTRRLPKYPIPKEKLAALPKITGDVKVPKIQAAAPVESAAAKELRLSRLAAVKKSFEHSWSGYSNYAWMHDEVTPLTGKSKDPFGGWAATLVDALDTLWIMDMKDEFTKAVAAADGIDFTRSPMATINIFETNIRYLGGFLSAYELSGRAHPILLKKAIELGDLLMCAFDTPNHMPVTRWEWKKSAYGQAQSPSREALVSELGSLSLELTKLSQLTGNPRFYDAVKRIGDQFESTQLNTRLPGMWPVIVDAYTPAFHAGSDFTLGGMSDSLYEYLPKWYLLLGGQLEQPRRLYENFIPVAIKHLFKRALTPSDKPVLISGDYQVTDLPGEQPKYTYVARGQHLTCFAGGMVAMGSKIFNRPADLEIASQLTDGCIWAYQATQTGLGPEIFNFISCGGVDTKDSSDCTWNEDRWLKAIEEQHAPDFRAPPLRGSDWKKPTVQDVVKKHNLPKGMIDVSDGRYILRPEAIESIFIMYRVTGDAQWMEKAWTMFETIEKVTRTEIAASAIDDVTKAEPTKMDSMESFWLAETLKYFYLIFSEFDVISLDQWVLNTEAHPLSRPDVK; this is translated from the exons ATGGCAGGTCCCCTACGGCGAGGCCGTCTCTGGATTGGTGTCGCCGTCATCTGGATCTTGTGCTTTTGGTACTGGTCAAATTCAGACTCTGGCTTCAGGCTGTTTGGTAATGGAGACCCTCTTGCTGGAAAGGGCGCCACAGCTTGGACGCGAAGATTACCTAAATATCCTATTCCCAAGGAGAAACTAGCTGCCTTGCCAAAGATCACCGGAGATGTCAAGGTCCCCAAGATTCAGGCTGCTGCTCCGGTCGAGAGCGCCGCGGCCAAGGAGCTACGACTGTCGCGATTGGCCGCCGTCAAGAAGAGCTTCGAGCATAGCTGGAGCGGATATTCCAATTATGCCTGGATGCACGACGAGGTTACCCCGTTGACCGGCAAGTCCAAGGACCCCTTTGGCGGTTGGGCTGCCACTCTGGTCGATGCCCTCGATACCCTTTGGATCATGGACATGAAGGACGAATTCACAAAGGCTGTTGCCGCTGCAGACGGTATTGATTTCACCAGAAGTCCCATGGCAACTATCAACATTTTTGAGACCAACATTCGCTATCTTGGTGGATTTCTGTCGGCTTATGAATTGAGCGGAAGAGCTCATCCTATCCTCTTGAAGAAGGCTATTGAGCTGGGAGACCTGCTCATGTGCGCCTTTGATACACCGAACCATATGCCAGTTACTCGATGGGAATGGAAGAA ATCTGCTTACGGCCAAGCTCAGTCTCCCTCACGGGAGGCTCTTGTTTCTGAACTGGGTTCCTTGAGTCTCGAGCTCACTAAACTATCTCAGTTAACCGGCAACCCGAGATTTTATGACGCTGTTAAGAGAATTGGAGACCAGTTTGAATCTACACAACTCAACACTCGTCTTCCTGGCATGTGGCCGGTAATCGTTGATGCTTATACACCAGCCTTCCATGCTGGTTCAGACTTCACTCTTGGTGGTATGTCTGACTCGCTGTATGAGTATCTTCCCAAGTGGTATCTTCTGCTCGGTGGCCAACTCGAGCAACCACGCCGGCTGTACGAAAACTTCATTCCTGTTGCCATCAAGCACCTTTTCAAGCGAGCACTGACACCTTCGGACAAGCCGGTCCTCATCTCTGGTGACTATCAGGTAACCGATTTGCCAGGCGAACAACCCAAGTACACCTATGTTGCACGAGGCCAGCATCTGACCTGCTTCGCTGGCGGTATGGTAGCAATGGGCAGCAAGATTTTCAATCGCCCCGCGGATCTCGAAATCGCTTCCCAGCTCACAGATGGATGCATCTGGGCTTATCAGGCTACGCAGACGGGGCTCGGACCAgagatcttcaacttcatctcgtGTGGCGGCGTCGATACTAAGGACTCGAGCGATTGCACCTGGAACGAGGACCGGTGGCTCAAGGCCATTGAAGAACAACACGCTCCTGACTTCAGAGCGCCGCCGTTGAGAGGATCAGACTGGAAGAAGCCCACAGTTCAAGACGTGGTCAAGAAGCACAACCTTCCTAAAGGTATGATTGACGTGAGCGATGGACGATATATTCTCCGGCCCGAGGCTATTGagtccatcttcatcatgtaTCGTGTCACAGGAGATGCGCAATGGATGGAAAAAGCGTGGACCATGTTCGAGACGATCGAGAAGGTGACACGAACTGAGATTGCGGCTTCAGCGATAGACGATGTCACCAAAGCAGAGCCTACAAAGATGGACAGTATGGAGAGTTTCTGGTTGGCAGAGACCCTCAAATACTTTTacctcatcttcagcgaATTCGATGTTATCAGCCTGGATCAGTGGGTGCTGAACACGGAAGCACACCCTCTAAGTCGTCCAGATGTAAAGTAA
- a CDS encoding hypothetical protein (EggNog:ENOG41): protein MLKQFIRNVRAAKTIADERAVIQKESAAIRASFREESHDPNIRRNNVAKLLYLFTLGERTHFGQIECLKLLASPRFADKRLGHLATSLLLDENQEVLTLVTNSLKKYTSPNALRIDEHLVADFGNIASIEMSRDLFPEIETLIATANPYIRRKAALCAMRICRKVPDLQEHFIDKATQLLSDRNHGVLLCGLTLVTSLCEADEEEGGEEGIVEKFRSFVPGLVRTLKGLATSGYAPEHDVTGITDPFLQVKILHLLRVLAVGDAETSEQINDILAQVATNTESSKNVGNSILYEAVRTILDIEADSGLRVLGVNILGKFLTNRDNNIRYVALNTLIKVVAIEPNAVQRHRNTILECLRDPDISIRRRALDLSFTLINESNVRVLIRELLAFLEVADNEFKPTMTSQIGIAADKFAPNKRWHFDTMLRVLSLAGNYVKEQILSSFVRLVATTPELQTYAVQKLYINLKKDITQESLTQAGAWCIGEYADALLKGGQYEEEELVQEVKEHEVVDLFSLILNSAYATQVSTEYIVTALMKLTTRFSDPAQIEKIRRILQYHQTSLDIEIQQRVVEYGNLFSFDQVRRGVLEKMPIPQIKEESRVLGQAPTKKKTANRKSRVIKPTEQDLLDIMDAPAASPAAPSTTNTDLLADILGGTSSPPPSASSPPPQQSNVSNIMDLFGSAPVPSTASPAPPSSNLDLMSPVSSAPQPQAPAGIPCYNANDLNVTFQIQRNAEGMIQATAKFVNTSGSVNLSNVSLQAAVPKSQKLQLLSISSSDLGPGAEASQMMRVSGCKGPLRLRLRIGYTHPTAGQVMDQVNWTESS, encoded by the exons ATGC TCAAGCAGTTTATTCGAAATGTGCGTGCGGCCAAGACGATCGCCGATGAGCGAGCTGTCATTCAGAAGGAGAGCGCTGCCATTCGCGCCAGCTTTCGAGAAGAGAGCCACGATCCCAACATTCG TCGCAATAATGTCGCAAAGTTACTCTACCTGTTCACCCTTGGAGAGCGAACCCATTTTGGACAGATCGAATGCTTGAAGCTTCTCGCCTCCCCTCGATTCGCCGATAAACGTCTGGGACACCTGGCTACAAGTTTGTTGTTGGATGAAAATCAAGAAGTCTTGACATTGGTTACCAACTCGCTCAAGAAGTACACTTCTCCCAACGCCCTTCGAATCGACGAACATTTGGTTGCTGACTTTG GAAACATCGCCTCGATTGAGATGTCACGAGATCTCTTCCCCGAAATCGAGACCCTCATAGCCACAGCCAACCCATATATTCGAAGAAAGGCGGCTCTGTGTGCAATGCGCATATGTCGAAAGGTTCCAGACTTACAAGAGCACTTCATTGACAAGGCTACACAGCTTCTGTCCGACAGAAATCACGGCGTCTTGCTCTGCGGTCTTACTCTGGTGACAAGCCTCTGCGAggcagacgaggaggagggcggagaagaaggaattgTTGAAAAGTTCAGGTCTTTTGTCCCGGGACTTGTTAGAACTCTGAAGGGGCTCGCTACTTCAGGTTACGCACCCGAACACGACGTTACTGGTATTACCGACCCATTCCTGCAGGTCAAGATCCTCCACCTGCTGCGAGTCCTGGCTGTGGGTGATGCAGAGACCAGCGAGCAGATCAATGATATCCTTGCCCAGGTTGCTACCAACACCGAATCATCCAAGAATGTCGGGAATTCCATCTTGTACGAAGCTGTGCGCACGATTCTCGATATCGAGGCCGATTCGGGTTTGAGGGTGCTCGGTGTCAATATTCTAGGCAAGTTCCTCACCAACCGCGATAACAACATCCGATACGTGGCTCTCAACACCCTGATCAAGGTTGTGGCCATCGAGCCCAATGCTGTGCAGAGACATCGAAACACCATCCTGGAATGTTTGAGAGACCCTGATATCAGTATTCGCCGCCGAGCTCTGGACCTGAGCTTTACCTTGATTAACGAGAGCAATGTTCGAGTGTTGATTCGGGAGCTTCTTGCTTTCTTGGAGGTTGCTGATAATGAGTTTAAGCCAACAATGACCAGCCAGATAGGTATCGCCGCTGACAAGTTTGCGCCTAACAAACGATGGCATTTCGATACAATGCTCCGAGTTCTGTCTCTTGCCGGTAACTACGTCAAGGAGCAGATCCTATCGTCATTTGTTCGCCTCGTCGCTACTACCCCTGAGCTTCAAACTTATGCGGTTCAAAAACTCTAtatcaacctcaagaaagACATTACTCAGGAGAGTCTGACGCAAGCTGGTGCTTGGTGTATCGGCGAATATGCAGACGCTTTGCTCAAGGGAGGACAatatgaggaagaggagcttgTCCAGGAGGTTAAGGAGCATGAGGTTGTTGACTTGTTCTCCCTGATACTTAACAGTGCATACGCCACACAAGTATCCACAGAGTACATTGTGACAGCCTTGATGAAGTTAACAACCCGCTTCTCCGACCCAGCTcagattgagaagatccgAAGGATTCTGCAATATCACCAGACCAGCCTCGATATCGAGATTCAACAGCGAGTCGTTGAATATGGCAACCTCTTCAGTTTCGATCAGGTCCGACGTGGAGTGCTCGAGAAGATGCCTATTCCTCAAATCAAGGAGGAGTCTCGTGTTCTTGGACAAGCTCctacaaagaagaagaccgcCAACAGGAAGTCAAGAGTCATCAAGCCAACAGAACAAGATCTCCTGGATATTATGGACGCGCCTGCTGCGTCACCAGCTGCTCCCTCAACAACCAACACTGATCTCCTCGCCGATATCCTGGGTGGcacctcttctcctcctccatctgcCTCCTCGCCACCTCCTCAGCAATCCAATGTCTCGAATATCATGGACCTATTTGGCTCCGCCCCTGTGCCATCTACAGCTTCTCCTGCCCCACCTTCATCGAACCTGGATCTCATGTCTCCCGTGTCGTCAGCACCTCAGCCTCAGGCACCTGCTGGTATTCCCTGCTATAACGCAAATGACCTTAATGTGACATTCCAGATCCAGCGCAACGCGGAGGGTATGATTCAAGCCACCGCAAAGTTCGTCAACACTTCTGGTTCAGTGAATCTGTCCAATGTATCCCTACAAGCTGCCGTTCCCAAGTCCcagaagctgcagctgctgagCATCTCTTCATCGGACCTCGGACCTGGAGCTGAAGCCAGCCAGATGATGCGAGTGTCCGGATGCAAGGGT CCTCTGCGTCTGCGATTGAGGATTGGATACACGCACCCAACTGCTGGACAGGTCATGGATCAAGTCAACTGGACAGAGTCGTCCTAG